One part of the Bdellovibrio bacteriovorus genome encodes these proteins:
- a CDS encoding DUF4010 domain-containing protein: MFFALSALQVMGKVLSSFVGHRAGTLMTGFLGGLLSSTATTVRLAKDSHDTEGSQSVRMAALHAAILAMLLQAVVLVGAGSVEALRVVSLHFLILFLITMVMAVVLWHRQSRPRGLTTGPEKVLDVWESLKLTVFIVLILAASRGAQTWLGNDGLMVLTFIVSLFEVHGSLISTAQLLAADQVSLAQYEKLVEISLLASFVSKLFLIVTLSSAPFKKRAVVSLMPAVLFLLLHLLGWIHI; the protein is encoded by the coding sequence ATGTTTTTTGCCCTGTCTGCGCTGCAGGTGATGGGGAAGGTGTTGTCTTCCTTTGTCGGTCATCGGGCCGGTACTTTGATGACTGGCTTTTTAGGGGGCTTGCTTTCAAGCACGGCCACCACCGTTCGTTTGGCTAAGGACAGTCATGACACGGAAGGGTCGCAAAGTGTTCGGATGGCAGCTTTGCACGCGGCGATTCTGGCCATGTTGCTGCAAGCGGTTGTGTTGGTGGGCGCTGGCAGTGTTGAAGCACTACGGGTCGTATCCTTGCATTTCCTGATTCTGTTCCTGATCACGATGGTGATGGCGGTGGTTTTGTGGCACAGGCAAAGTCGCCCCCGAGGTCTGACCACGGGCCCGGAAAAAGTTCTGGATGTCTGGGAGTCGCTGAAGCTGACGGTGTTTATTGTCCTGATTCTGGCGGCCAGCCGGGGAGCGCAAACCTGGCTGGGTAACGACGGCCTGATGGTTCTGACCTTTATTGTGTCGTTGTTCGAAGTTCACGGGTCTTTGATTTCCACAGCTCAGCTTTTGGCGGCGGATCAGGTCAGTCTTGCTCAATATGAAAAACTGGTAGAGATCTCTTTGCTTGCAAGTTTTGTTTCAAAGCTGTTTTTGATTGTGACCCTGTCCAGTGCGCCCTTTAAAAAACGGGCTGTCGTCAGCCTGATGCCGGCTGTGCTGTTTTTACTTCTGCACCTTTTGGGCTGGATTCACATTTAG
- the ettA gene encoding energy-dependent translational throttle protein EttA, producing the protein MSQEIIYTMKGVSKVYPPQRYVLKDIYLSYFYGAKIGVLGLNGSGKSTLLRIMAGVDKDFLGEAFPSKTMKVGYFEQEPQLDETLTVKENIFAGMGELPKVMKEYNAINDKFSDPDLDPDEMNKLIEKQGALQEKLEALGAWDVDQKIEIVMDALRCPDGDLPVTNLSGGEKRRVALARLIMSEPDILLLDEPTNHLDAESVAWLEQYLSKFPGTVIAVTHDRYFLDNVAGWILELDRGEGIPWKGNYTSWLEQKDKRQANEAKDQARKARTLEKELDWIRQGAKARQAKSKARISNYENLLKEASPEKIQEMSIYIPPGPRLGDIVVEAHNITKAYNHKVLLDDVSFTIPKGAIVGVIGPNGVGKSTLFRMITGKEQPDSGTFKVGETVKIAYVDQTRETLDPNKSIYEELSGGADVIQLGTREINARQYVSWFNFSGSDQQKKVGQLSGGERNRVNMAKILKQGANLLLLDEPTNDLDVNTMRALEEALLEFGGSAVVISHDRWFLDRVCTHIMAFEGDSKIEFYPGNFTEYEEDRKRRLGENAGPKRVRFKMV; encoded by the coding sequence ATGTCTCAAGAGATTATCTACACAATGAAGGGCGTAAGTAAAGTATATCCTCCACAAAGATATGTGTTGAAGGATATTTATCTTTCTTACTTCTATGGCGCCAAGATTGGTGTTTTGGGTCTGAACGGCTCTGGTAAATCCACTTTGCTCAGAATTATGGCAGGCGTGGACAAGGACTTCCTGGGTGAAGCCTTCCCTTCCAAGACAATGAAAGTCGGCTATTTCGAGCAGGAACCTCAGTTGGATGAAACACTGACGGTGAAAGAAAACATCTTCGCCGGTATGGGCGAGTTGCCGAAAGTAATGAAAGAATACAACGCGATCAACGACAAGTTCTCTGACCCGGATCTGGATCCGGACGAGATGAACAAGCTGATCGAAAAGCAGGGTGCTCTTCAGGAAAAACTGGAAGCCCTGGGTGCCTGGGACGTCGATCAAAAGATCGAAATCGTGATGGACGCTCTTCGTTGTCCAGATGGTGATTTGCCGGTGACGAACCTTTCCGGAGGTGAAAAACGCCGTGTGGCTTTGGCCCGTTTGATCATGTCTGAACCGGATATTCTGCTTTTGGACGAGCCGACGAATCACCTGGATGCGGAATCCGTGGCGTGGCTTGAACAATATCTTTCCAAGTTCCCGGGAACTGTGATCGCGGTGACGCACGATCGTTATTTCCTGGATAACGTGGCTGGCTGGATCCTTGAGCTGGATCGCGGTGAAGGCATCCCTTGGAAAGGCAACTACACTTCCTGGTTGGAACAAAAAGACAAGCGTCAGGCGAACGAAGCCAAAGATCAGGCCCGCAAGGCCCGTACCTTGGAAAAGGAATTGGATTGGATCCGTCAGGGCGCGAAAGCCCGTCAGGCAAAATCCAAAGCTCGTATCTCGAACTACGAAAACCTGTTGAAGGAGGCTTCTCCGGAAAAAATCCAGGAGATGTCCATCTATATCCCGCCAGGACCTCGTCTGGGCGATATCGTGGTGGAAGCCCACAACATCACCAAAGCCTACAACCACAAAGTTCTTTTGGATGACGTGAGCTTCACGATTCCAAAAGGGGCGATCGTGGGTGTGATCGGTCCGAACGGTGTGGGTAAATCCACGTTGTTCCGCATGATCACCGGCAAAGAGCAGCCTGATTCCGGCACATTCAAAGTCGGTGAAACAGTGAAGATCGCTTACGTTGACCAGACTCGTGAGACTCTGGATCCGAACAAGTCCATTTACGAGGAACTGTCCGGTGGTGCTGATGTGATCCAGTTGGGCACGCGTGAAATCAATGCGCGTCAGTACGTTTCCTGGTTCAACTTCTCGGGTTCTGACCAGCAGAAAAAAGTCGGTCAGTTGTCCGGTGGTGAACGCAACCGTGTGAATATGGCAAAAATCCTGAAGCAGGGTGCGAACTTGTTGCTTCTGGATGAGCCGACGAATGATCTGGACGTCAACACCATGCGTGCGCTGGAAGAAGCATTGTTGGAATTCGGTGGATCTGCCGTGGTGATCTCGCACGATCGTTGGTTCCTGGATCGTGTGTGCACGCACATCATGGCCTTTGAAGGTGATTCCAAGATTGAATTCTATCCTGGCAACTTCACCGAGTACGAAGAAGACCGCAAACGTCGTTTGGGCGAAAATGCCGGTCCAAAACGTGTTCGTTTCAAAATGGTGTAA
- a CDS encoding BolA family protein, producing MSREKRIREILTQSLAPQELGVENESHMHSVPPNSETHFKVLVVSDSFEGKSRIDRQRMVNDLLKSELQSGLHALTQKALTPTEWATQKDTLNFVSPECLGGSKHDKK from the coding sequence ATGTCCCGAGAAAAACGCATCCGTGAAATCCTGACCCAATCCCTGGCTCCTCAAGAGCTAGGGGTGGAAAACGAAAGCCACATGCATTCAGTGCCACCAAATAGCGAAACTCATTTCAAAGTTTTGGTGGTTTCTGACTCATTCGAAGGCAAGTCTCGTATCGACCGCCAACGCATGGTTAACGATCTATTGAAGTCGGAACTTCAATCAGGCCTGCATGCTCTCACGCAAAAGGCTCTAACGCCGACTGAATGGGCAACACAAAAAGACACTCTGAACTTTGTCTCCCCAGAATGCCTGGGCGGCAGCAAGCACGACAAAAAATAA
- a CDS encoding ParA family protein — protein sequence MSTLAQQEFCITLSDLASFMEIPPNQIKAKAEKTLQRKIKSPWLLPEEARQLLLAEGYKYPHKVISIQMLKGGVAKTTSVLNMGLRAAMYGARVLFVDLDQQANLSFALGVEDESLPVWVDIVEKKKSIDECVRFIEPHVDLIPSSLNNSVLDRVLLNSNRNWSLAVKAPLEKIKHRYDLILIDTAPALSATNTAVTVASDEVILPVNPDKFAFMGLQKNLSELEDIRSDFSLEFSRKVLFTKFDGREKFSHELLQKCIESFEDSLMKGYIRTSAEVKNTVRSGKSLYAGKSPIKADYDFVTREMLGFV from the coding sequence ATGTCCACTTTGGCGCAACAGGAGTTTTGCATTACTCTCAGCGATTTGGCCTCGTTCATGGAGATTCCTCCAAATCAAATCAAAGCCAAGGCTGAAAAGACTCTGCAACGAAAGATCAAATCGCCGTGGCTGCTGCCGGAAGAAGCCCGTCAACTGTTGCTGGCAGAGGGGTACAAATATCCCCACAAAGTCATTTCCATTCAAATGCTGAAGGGTGGGGTGGCGAAGACCACATCCGTCCTGAATATGGGCCTGCGAGCCGCCATGTACGGGGCACGTGTTTTGTTTGTGGATCTGGATCAGCAGGCGAATCTGAGTTTCGCCTTGGGGGTGGAGGACGAATCCCTGCCGGTCTGGGTGGATATCGTTGAAAAAAAGAAGAGCATCGACGAGTGTGTGCGCTTTATCGAGCCGCATGTTGATTTGATTCCGTCCAGTCTGAACAATTCAGTCTTGGACCGGGTGTTGCTAAACTCCAATCGCAACTGGTCTTTGGCGGTGAAGGCTCCGCTGGAAAAAATCAAGCACCGCTATGACCTGATCCTGATCGATACTGCGCCGGCCTTGAGTGCCACGAACACGGCGGTGACCGTGGCTTCCGACGAGGTGATCTTGCCGGTGAATCCGGACAAGTTCGCCTTTATGGGCCTGCAAAAGAACTTGAGCGAACTGGAGGACATCCGCAGTGACTTCAGTCTGGAGTTCTCGCGTAAAGTTCTCTTTACCAAGTTCGATGGACGTGAGAAGTTCAGTCATGAGCTTTTACAAAAGTGCATAGAGTCTTTTGAAGACTCGCTGATGAAGGGTTATATTCGAACCTCAGCCGAGGTGAAGAACACCGTGCGCTCCGGTAAAAGCCTTTATGCCGGAAAGTCTCCGATCAAAGCCGACTATGATTTTGTAACCCGCGAAATGTTGGGATTTGTTTAA
- a CDS encoding RluA family pseudouridine synthase translates to MNRQPAPIQIPILEKSKHWLVINKPSGVSVHNDPPDVRTLLKKQLTPGSYQDIHPVHRLDKETSGLLLVGLDAETAANLSGQFQEHSVEKTYYALLRGEMPVSTDWQEWNTPISDKAEGRKNPQGLLKDRVEARTLYKVLEANKYFSLVEVRLITGRQHQIRKHTALIRHAIVGDTRYGDPKYNERMANIYQTKRMFLHAARMTVMINGYKHSLEAPLPPEFKEAMKG, encoded by the coding sequence ATGAACCGCCAGCCCGCTCCCATCCAAATCCCCATCCTTGAAAAATCCAAACACTGGCTGGTCATCAACAAACCTTCAGGAGTTTCCGTTCATAACGATCCCCCCGACGTTCGCACACTGCTAAAAAAACAGCTAACACCGGGAAGCTATCAGGACATTCACCCGGTGCATCGTCTGGACAAAGAAACCAGCGGTTTGTTGCTGGTGGGACTGGATGCCGAAACAGCCGCCAATCTTTCCGGGCAGTTTCAGGAACACAGCGTGGAAAAGACCTACTACGCACTTTTGCGGGGTGAAATGCCGGTCAGCACCGACTGGCAGGAATGGAACACTCCCATTTCCGACAAGGCCGAGGGACGTAAAAACCCTCAGGGACTTTTAAAAGACCGGGTGGAAGCCCGCACCCTTTACAAAGTGCTTGAGGCCAACAAATATTTTTCCCTGGTGGAAGTGCGCCTGATCACCGGTCGCCAGCACCAGATCCGCAAACACACGGCCCTGATCCGTCATGCCATCGTGGGCGACACTCGTTACGGCGATCCCAAGTACAATGAACGCATGGCGAATATTTACCAAACCAAACGCATGTTCCTGCATGCCGCACGCATGACCGTGATGATCAATGGCTACAAACACTCGCTTGAAGCCCCGCTGCCGCCGGAATTCAAAGAAGCCATGAAAGGCTGA